A genomic window from Sphingobacterium spiritivorum includes:
- the rplW gene encoding 50S ribosomal protein L23: MEIIKKPILTEKASTLTEKFNRYAFKVDHRANKIQIKTAVEAMFGVTVVAVNTAVVAGKAKSRYTKAGFVSGRSPKYKKAIITVKDGETIDFYSTI, encoded by the coding sequence ATGGAAATTATCAAAAAACCTATCTTAACTGAGAAAGCTTCAACCCTAACGGAAAAATTTAACCGTTACGCTTTCAAAGTGGATCACAGAGCAAACAAAATCCAAATCAAAACGGCTGTAGAAGCTATGTTCGGCGTAACAGTAGTTGCGGTTAACACTGCAGTAGTTGCTGGAAAAGCAAAAAGCCGTTACACAAAAGCAGGTTTTGTTTCAGGCAGAAGCCCTAAGTATAAAAAGGCCATCATTACAGTTAAAGATGGTGAAACTATTGACTTTTACAGTACTATATAA
- the rplD gene encoding 50S ribosomal protein L4, which produces MEVKVLNLSGKETGAKVQLPESVFGLEPNDHAIYLDVKQYLANQRQGTHKSKQRNEIAGSTRKLHKQKGTGGARAGSIKSPLFNGGGRVFGPQPRDYSFKLNKKLKQLARKSALSYKAQENNIVVLDAVSFDTIKTKNYVSLVAALNVADEKTLLVLPAYDNNVYLSSRNLKKAKVVSADQLNTYDVLNATKLLLTTDSVKTLEEAFAK; this is translated from the coding sequence ATGGAAGTTAAAGTTTTAAATTTATCAGGTAAAGAAACAGGTGCCAAGGTGCAACTTCCTGAGTCGGTATTTGGGTTAGAGCCTAACGATCATGCGATTTATTTAGATGTTAAACAGTATTTGGCTAATCAACGTCAAGGTACCCACAAATCTAAACAACGTAACGAAATCGCGGGTTCTACTCGTAAATTACACAAACAAAAAGGTACAGGTGGTGCCCGTGCGGGTAGCATCAAATCTCCATTGTTTAATGGTGGTGGTCGTGTATTCGGTCCTCAACCTCGTGACTACAGTTTCAAATTGAACAAAAAATTGAAACAATTAGCACGTAAATCTGCATTAAGCTACAAAGCACAAGAGAACAATATCGTTGTTTTGGACGCAGTTAGTTTTGACACGATCAAAACAAAAAACTACGTTAGTTTGGTAGCTGCATTAAATGTTGCAGACGAAAAAACTTTGTTGGTATTGCCAGCATATGACAATAATGTTTATTTATCAAGCAGAAACTTGAAAAAAGCAAAAGTAGTATCAGCTGATCAGTTGAATACATATGATGTATTGAACGCTACTAAATTGTTATTGACAACAGATTCTGTTAAAACTTTGGAGGAGGCATTCGCTAAGTAA
- the rplC gene encoding 50S ribosomal protein L3, whose translation MSGIIGKKVGMTSLYNEEGKNIPCTVIEAGPCVVTQIRTEDKDGYSAVQLGFGEAKEKNTTASLKGHFAKANTTPKRKLVEFKTFPDEKQLGDVVDVTIFEEGEYVDVVGTSKGKGFQGVMKRHGFGGVGGATHGQHNRLRAPGSLGASSWPSRVFKGMRMAGRTGGDRVKVQNLQVLKVYAEQNLIVVSGSIPGAKGSYVIVDK comes from the coding sequence ATGTCAGGAATTATTGGTAAAAAAGTAGGAATGACCAGCCTGTACAATGAAGAAGGAAAGAATATTCCTTGTACAGTAATTGAGGCTGGACCGTGCGTGGTTACGCAGATACGTACGGAAGACAAAGATGGCTATTCCGCTGTTCAATTAGGCTTCGGTGAAGCTAAAGAAAAGAACACGACAGCATCTTTAAAAGGGCATTTTGCAAAAGCAAACACAACGCCTAAGCGTAAGTTGGTAGAATTTAAAACTTTCCCAGACGAAAAACAACTTGGTGATGTAGTTGACGTTACTATTTTTGAAGAAGGCGAGTACGTAGATGTAGTCGGTACTTCAAAAGGTAAAGGTTTCCAAGGTGTTATGAAGCGTCACGGATTTGGTGGTGTAGGAGGTGCGACTCACGGTCAGCACAACAGACTACGTGCTCCAGGTTCATTAGGTGCTTCATCTTGGCCTTCACGCGTATTCAAAGGTATGCGCATGGCTGGTCGTACAGGTGGTGATCGTGTAAAAGTTCAAAACTTACAAGTGTTGAAAGTTTATGCTGAGCAAAACCTAATCGTTGTTAGTGGTTCCATTCCAGGAGCTAAAGGTTCTTATGTAATCGTAGACAAATAG
- a CDS encoding glycoside hydrolase family 88 protein — protein sequence MNVKSQALALVILSISVISPSFGQKKSALRLSSSFIEENLKDAAKQIKVLANQTPEGKFPKTFENGKEVFSGSSWWCSGFYPGTLLYLYEGTGDKSLLNYAEEKLKFLEKEKNNKGTHDLGFMLYCSFGNALRLTGDSSDYKEVLVTGANSLSSRYSSVTKAIRSWDHGSWKYPVIIDNMMNLEFLTQVSRITGDPRYYNIAVTHANTTLKNHFRKDYSSYHVIDYDQETGKVIAKKTHQGAFDESAWSRGQGWALYGYTMMYRETKDKKYLNQARNIAKYILTNPNLPADLIPYWDFDKDKIPADSKMYKNKDLRDVSAAALYTSALLELAQYTKGKESAGYIEKAEKILENLSSAPYKSAYGETGGYILQHSVGAIPLNSEVDVPLTYADYYYVEALVRYQRLLKGDPIIKE from the coding sequence ATGAATGTTAAGTCACAAGCCCTTGCTTTAGTTATTCTCTCCATCTCTGTAATATCGCCTTCTTTCGGTCAGAAGAAATCTGCTCTCCGTTTGAGCTCTTCCTTTATTGAAGAGAACCTTAAAGATGCAGCTAAGCAGATTAAAGTGCTGGCAAACCAGACCCCTGAAGGTAAATTTCCAAAGACCTTTGAAAACGGGAAAGAAGTATTTTCGGGATCAAGCTGGTGGTGTTCCGGTTTCTATCCGGGTACGTTGTTATATTTATATGAAGGAACCGGAGATAAGTCCTTGTTAAATTACGCAGAGGAGAAGCTGAAGTTTCTTGAAAAAGAGAAAAATAATAAGGGTACACACGATCTGGGATTTATGTTGTATTGCAGTTTTGGAAATGCATTACGCCTTACCGGTGACTCCAGCGATTATAAAGAGGTATTGGTCACCGGAGCGAATTCGCTGTCTTCACGTTATAGTTCCGTCACGAAAGCCATCCGATCCTGGGATCACGGATCATGGAAATATCCTGTGATCATTGATAATATGATGAATCTGGAATTCCTGACTCAGGTTTCCAGAATCACTGGGGATCCCCGATATTATAATATCGCCGTGACGCATGCCAATACTACGTTAAAAAATCACTTTAGAAAAGATTACAGTTCTTATCATGTGATTGATTATGATCAGGAAACCGGCAAGGTGATCGCCAAGAAAACACATCAGGGAGCCTTTGATGAATCGGCATGGTCAAGAGGGCAGGGCTGGGCACTCTACGGCTATACCATGATGTACCGTGAAACAAAAGATAAAAAGTACCTCAATCAGGCACGAAATATTGCAAAATATATATTGACAAATCCCAATCTTCCGGCGGACCTGATCCCTTACTGGGACTTTGATAAGGATAAGATCCCTGCAGACAGCAAGATGTATAAGAATAAAGATCTGCGCGATGTGTCCGCTGCGGCTCTGTATACTTCAGCACTGTTGGAGCTTGCGCAATACACAAAAGGCAAAGAGTCTGCGGGATACATAGAAAAAGCAGAGAAAATCCTGGAAAATCTCTCCTCAGCTCCTTACAAGTCAGCCTATGGCGAGACCGGAGGTTATATACTGCAGCACAGTGTAGGCGCTATCCCACTTAATTCAGAAGTGGATGTACCACTGACATATGCTGACTATTATTATGTAGAAGCATTAGTGAGATATCAGCGTCTGCTAAAAGGTGATCCCATTATTAAGGAATAA